The Ricinus communis isolate WT05 ecotype wild-type chromosome 8, ASM1957865v1, whole genome shotgun sequence sequence ataatttttttttatgcatttcCTTTCTGAAATTGATGTGAAAGAAAAGACATATTTCTATTGTTCAAGCAGTTGGTACATGTGAAATTTGTCTCCCTATCTTCATTAGTtgaattattagaatttgCTTTTGGTTTAAGTTATTAATGCCTTCTTGTTTGATTTATATGTTAGCATAATATCTCACCTTGATAACTGCAATATAATTGCATAATTAAAGTTAGTTGGTAACAGAAGACATTGCCATTGATGCCTTGtgttttcatttctttaattagctttctttttttagtaatatatatttttgttttgttctcAGCAAGAATTTGGAATGACTTCATAATTTACTTgttaatcatataattatacataaatgGACAtacttagaaaataattaacaacCTCAGTCTAGGACATAAACAGTCAATAAATAACTAGTCCTAGCTACCATAATAGGTCACAGGAAGACAGAAACTTATGTTTGGATATTATACAGTTTTCTtgattctctttttttttctttttctccctactttattatttcaagAATGAAATTTAAGTAGAAAGGAATAATTTGTTGGAAGGCCAAAACAGACTAAGCAATTTTGAGCTATAGAATAGGGTGCAACTGTTTTTGTTTACACAGAAGTCtcatcataaaattaatttaagtcCAATAGATAAGAAGATTGAAaaattgtattaattattaactcAAATAGGATTAACCCAACTGaacaatattttaaatatgtctCTATTTTTGTaaagcaataaataaaaatatgttgtTTGGGAGAAGCAGTTTTAACCTTAATGCCAACTAAACAAACTAAAGCATAGGAAAGGGCATGAAGAGACAAAAAGCTATTCATGTGTAGGGGTCATCTTGGGCAAATACTTTTGTAGATCTGAATAAAGCTTCACAGACTTGTAGACTTTAAGAAAGAAACCAATGGTACATGAGACAGATACTTGGCTTTATTAAACTAGAACAATATACTTCCAGGTGAATATAAATCAGAAGTACAAACATCAAATACTTGAACTACCCATTTCTCTCCTGACTTTGGTAaaaatgtatgtatatatatatggtgtAACAAATGAATTTGACATGCTTCTTCCAAAATATATgccattctttttttttgataGCCAGGACAAATAAGACCCATTGAGGAAAATGAGAGATGAAATCATGGGAATCCAGCACAAAGCCAAAGCAATAATGGGTAGAGATATTTTTTCTGAGGAGGAAATTCCATATACTGGATTTTGTGTAACAGAAGATATTCTTCTTGAGCTAAGGGAGTTGGAGAAGAGGTTACACATAAATACGTATAAAACATATAGATATAGAAACAAAGAATTAATAGTTGTGATTGTCAGGCAAATATTTTTGTGGTTGAAATATAAAGAAGCAAACAATGcatgaaaggaaaagaaagaaagaaggaccAGCTAACCAAAGGCAGCCTTTTCTCCTCCTCTCTACCTAGTGGTCCTATATGAAAAAGCACTTGCTGCTCTATGATCACATAAATGCTATGTGATGATCATTTAGATTACATCCCAATGCCACCATAAGATGTCTGTTGGTTGTTTATGTgtaagaaagagagagatcTAGAGAGAGGAGTCAAAGGTGAAAATGGAAATACATGCATTGgctctatatttttattttcttttgttcgaAACACAAACCAAAAAACCAAGGAAAACTTGTAAGTGtggagagggagagagaggtGATTCATGAAGCTCATGGGTTGAGCTAGTTTCTTTTATCATCATTTTGTCGATGCATATaccaagaaaaaataaaaaaggaaaaaaagtgTAAGAACTTTAACTATTGCTTTTAGGAGAAATTGATGAGAAAAACGTAAGGCTAATAGTTGAGATGATTTTAGTGATGTATCTTTCTTCTAGCTAGGGTTTATTATAAACCAATGCCCTATCCTTTTCACTAACAACCGCATCTCAATTGTACATTAGGCCCTATCATTCTCTCTATAAGGACCTAATGGTACCCGATTCTCATATAATATCATCTATTGCATTATTTTCGCTACCCTTTTTGTTTGAAGGGGGTAAGGTAAGATCGCATTGGAGAGAAAGGCCTGAATGTGACAattccttttaaaattttggcTTGTCTACCGAAGAAATTTGTTGAATAGTTAGTGGATTTTGAAGCGTTACAAATTAGTTCAAGAAATTGGACATAATAAGAAGGCCATTTGAACAAGGAGAAGTGATGGACCACAAAGGATGTATCATAGGAAAGATAAGATAAGAGTGATGGAGTGTTTTAAAGGATGATTATTGCGTATAGATAGATCTTTAGGTCTTGTATATACCTTGGCAGAGACAAAATTAATGTAGACATATGGAACTGTAGCTTAAGCATTTGAGATCTATGGGTTGCATTTTGAATGTTAAAACATTAAAGGAAGAAGGTGAAGGCAGCAGGTACCCCACATAATTCTATGATCTTGAAACTACATCTTCACCATTATTAATGATTTTACATCCAAACAGGACTACACATGGATAGAGGCTGCTACCTTTAATACTTTGCAACTCCACTGCACATGTAGAGGCTATTATCCTCCCTTGCCATCTCTGAAAATGACTGTattttgatgaataatttttggttCAATAGCCGTCTTTAAGAGTTTCAAAGACACATATTCAAATCCACAGTCAGCAACCtaatcaacaaaagaaaaatatatttctcatGAAAGAGCTATACGATAAATTGTATACATTATTTTGGTTGGTTTGTCTAAATCTGATTTGataattctaaattatatCCTCCCAAGTAATAGGTCAAATActcatttttctcttattcaaCTATTTTGAGTAAGCATTCATAAGACGACATCTATATTACGTAGTATATTAGtcaaaaacaataatattatattagtactcaagatatttttcttgcatccaatataaaaaaaggaaaggaaaaagaaaaggaagtaaTCATCAATGTCCATCAAATTTCTTGATTCGAGttgcaaataagaaaaatatattcgGTTCGAAATCTTACTCAAATTAGATAAGAAGaaacttatattatttatatcctTAACACTTGTACTTGTTAATACTTTGCAGTACTCATATATCTGACATCAAAACCCAACCAACGAGCGGTTGGAGCTAACAAATCAACGGCTGAAACTGTGCATGGATCAAGTCCATGCCAATGACCCACCATTTAAACAAAAGTTGATTCATTGCACTGCTAAACAAAGATGACAATTTCTTTGAACTAGCATCATATAAATAGAGAGACAAGTTACATTGAATTAATACCAAGAATACATGCCAACTAGAGAACATATATCTTAATTTTGCTTCTAATTTATTGAAGTATTGGTGCttgtaattatgtgtttagCCAGCAAATGATCAACaataactattaattattactgcTGTTATGAAAATGAACggtgataattttttatatattaatttagcccATAATAAAAGTTTAACTAAACCAAAACACACGTACGGTGTTAGGATAATACattcttattcttattatgTACAGCAacttttttgatattattatgttaaaCCATGAAAATATAtctcaaaattaaagaaaaggagagaaaaaagaaaaacaaaagaagaagaactcCTTAAAAGGTAATCAGATGATCCGTACATATTGTACCGCACATTCTCTGACAAAACTAAGCTGTGGGAGTGCGTCTCTGGATGCCATCCCTGGGTGAAAGAAGAGGGAGAGGGGGAAGAAAAGAAGGTGAAAAGGAGGAGAAAATATAAtctcttttcttgtttgatcATAAGATGTACTTCATTTGATTTGACTTAATGTCATGCCCTCACTTTTGCATGcatatatcataattaacTTGCAAATTTCTTTGACAAatctatttaatataatagcCCAGTCTAGTCTAGCTATGTTTCAGATTAAGATTTAGTTgagttaaatattaatttaagacTATATACATGTAAGTAAAcacacagagagagagagagagagagagagagagagagagagagagagagagatttgtAAAGTTAAATAGGCATATAATTCTTGCATTGCCTTAAAAACTTCTCTCACAGTGGTGTTAAACTACATCTGTGAGGAAAACAAAGCTTTATACAAATCTAAAAccttaacaattttttttttcttgggaTTCTAGGTGTTAGTAATCAGGCATAAAAACCCATCAAAGGGAAGCcaatacataaaagaaaaagaaaaaataaaaaaaccaaGATCAAGAATCACTATGGAGAAGatgttaaaaaaaagagaagccAGCACTGTTGTAGCTTCATCTTAAGCCATCTTTCTCCATATGCAAACACCATCAAAGATTTTCACAGCCCTTCTCTTCTCTTATCTAAGTGACGATGTTAGAGAGCGAAAAACAACTTCTTCACAAGGAATGGTAAGGCCCATATCATGATCAAATCCAAACTCTTCTTCGGCTTGTCGAAGTAAACATTGAAACTCAGGATGAGTCAAGAATGTGATTGGGACAATGTATCTACTTCTGTTCTCACCAACATAAACAGCAAAGTGCCCTTTTGGTACGTCAAGAGGTAGACCATCATCGTCATAGCCATGTTTCTTGCCTAAGCTTGAACACCTCTTTAGAATTTGCCTGATAACTGCTGCTTGAGTTAGTTTGTTAGATTTCCTAATGGCCATTTCGGAAGGGCAGAGAATAagaggagaaaaaagaaaagaaaaagaaaaagagaaggatATGGGATTTGAAgcaaaggaaaacaaaaggGTAAGTTGAAAGAGAGAAAGGAGTGTGGAATGGAGAGGAGATGGGGGAGGTGATAGGGGTATTTATGAAGAAAGTTAAAAGAGGGAGAGAAGGGGGGTCATGTGGAGAGTAGGGGCAAAGGACATAGCACATTACCACGGGTGTTTTGGGGTATGTGTATGAGAGGCAAGAACATGGTGGGAGCCAAACCCATTGGTTGACACTTCTATGTTGGCCCTCCTAATGACAACATGGACCCTTTCTCTCTTAGCATTAAATTCCCACAACGTAAAacatatttcctttttcttaaataataatcGGTGTTACGActcattataataaaattggtCTTATATTACAAATTGTTATTTGAAAATGCAccataataacttaatattaatatgatagaaGTTTAAAGTAATTAGAGTGAAAATAGACTTCAGGCCTAACTGATTACTTAGTTAATCATGATAatgttctttattataatagCTCATTATGCCTAATTACattatctcttttttctttttttgggttttctcTATTACCCATCTTGCTTTTCTTCATATAGGAAATATAAACCTATTTAATTCTCCTTAATTATGTTTGCTtctgtatatttatgttaGGGTTATGCAGTTAGCTTTCAAGTTATGTTTCTAGAGACATAAATCACACCATTACAGCTTTAACCATCAAAAGTTGCATTTTCATCAAATTTGAACATTCAACTCTGCTCTGCTAAAATTCCAATGTCATTCATTCATGCAGTTTCTATTGCAAGCAGCCCCACACCGCAACACACCCTGTCATTCATGCAGTTTCCAAATTCAATCACTAGAGAGATCTCAAAAAATCAACTTTGAACGTCTCCAtgtaattatctttttcaagtaaatagtattttaacatagaaaagaaaaaaaagtttcaTCTCTTGGTTTCATGTGACCGTTGTTCATATAAAGGACAATGATGATATGTTGTCGAGAATAGTGCTATTCagttttcagtttttttttttttttttttaccctttcactgcatatatatatatatatatttgatctaaaattaatttatctttctGTGTGTGTGTCTGTCTATCTATACCTGAAATCACGGACCAAAATTTAAGTGTACTGGAGAGTACAAACCAGTTGACGGGTTTGGTTTGTAGTGATTGTAGGGCTTGTGATTCTGTGGACTAAATGTCATAAAAAAACAAGAATTCTTACACACTACATCCAAATATTTCGCAAGACCCATGTGTATATTACTGCCATCTTTGCAGGTTTTGACCTCAATCCAACCCCTTTCTTTTATCTTCACATTTTCACATTTACTGAGAAGATCCGAGTCAATACCTAAAAGTTCTAACCTTATACCTATTTACCCTTTTTAATGTCATAAATTACACATTAACTAATATTCGTTGTAGACTTTACTCTCTCAGGCATTCCCTCACCGATTAGGGGAAGAACTTTCTTTGAAAAGCCAGCTTGCCAAGGAACTGTGTGCCTATCCATTTTTAAGGTCCACAATTTCTCTTGAACATGTGGGATTTTCCTGCATCATACTTCCCTAGTTTAAGGACTGTGTCTTCCCAAGCCCTACAAAGATTGGCTCACCATAAAAAAGAACACCTCATCTCCAAAGATAAGTGCCAGAAACACCGATAACTGGCTTGTTACCGAATGGCAGATTAGCATAAACAGAATTTTGCCATTAATGAAGCAGCACAGGAGAAAATGCAGCTGAATATGAGCAGGTCATAAATTTTAGTGGAGACAATAATTCACCATGCTTAATTATATGTCCTTTCTGAAAACAATGATGCCTTGGGTAAATGAGAAAGTAGAAGTTAGGTTGTACTTGTAAATGACCTGTACAATAacattatgttttcttttggtttaatCTGTAAAACCCTATAACTATCTGATTATCCAGTAGAGAAACATTTGAAAGATGAAACTGACTCAGCAGGAGAGGCTTTCCTGAGTGGTCCATTTTAAATCAGCACCACCAAAAAATAGTAGAGGGTACTAATCAGACATAAATACCTAAAATGTGCACCACTAAAAGCTTCGTAGCCTGGCTACATTTCCAGAGGGAGTTATATCTACATGTTCTCTCATTCAGGCTCAGTAACTGATCTGCAAAAGCTAGATTTAAATGCCCTGTTATGGCAATATCCAGCAGCATTTCTGTCttctccttttgtttttctaaaaagCCAAAGTGTCCACGACAACCCATCTATGCCCACAAGAACAGATGCATGTATATGATGTACCATCAGGTACTGGCCATTAATAGGGCTTAGAAAAATATCATTCAGAAATACCGAGCTCAACTTTATCTAATCCCTCTCATTTACAGGTTCATTAATGcataaacaaacatatatatatatatatatatatatatatatatatatatatatatatattcaaagtaggtaaaatatatttttactgaGAAAGCCAACAAAACGAAAGGAAACAAATTACCCTTGAGTCGCCGTCTTTGAGAGAAAATCTTTCATGTTCTGTGAATGAGATTGATTTGGAAGAATGGACAACGAAATTTGCAGACTAGAAAGGCCCACCAATGGCACCGAAATGCGGTGCCCCCCGCTGAGATTATAGAGAGCTAAGggcatattttttctttatagtttGATAATGACCCAGCCTATTTTTCAGCACATGAAGGCCATGTTACTCTTGCCTCCACACTTCCCTGTACAGACAACATAGTAATGTAAGGTCTTGTAAAATCAATTCAACTACGGCAATAGGCTAGAATTACTTGGGAAAATTTTGCAAACAGTCAGTCCGGATTCTCTTATGTGCCCCCTAGGTTTTTGTAAATTCCTTTcttagttcttttattttatattatttttgtttcactCTGCTACAAATAACTATAGAGTTGATCAGGAATGCATCTCAGCCGGGCACATAATTCAAGAATAAAAAGTCACAGCTGCTAGAGGAAGCTTCATTTCTTAGTACGTTCAATATGTTCTGTTCTCAGCCTCTATGCATATCTCCGAAACCAAGCAGCTGAACACCCTCATTATCGCATACAGATGGAACTAAAATGATATTACTGCTAGTAATGTCAACGTGATGCAAGCAAAGGGAAAACCATTAACACCCTCAAATGAGATGTCTTGAAAATGCATGAAAGAAGTTAACAATAATGTTGAACAAACATGGTCAGATGAAATATTCTAAATAGATGGTGccatattttcatttatactCTTAACAATCAGGTAGCAGATGGGGATGCTGCTGAAACGTAAACAAGCAAAACTAAGCACACTCACATGGGTTGTAAGATGTTAGTCAGAAGTCGAGGGCCCTAAAAAGCAGACTGgcatttataatcaaattaagctTATCAGTAAGGTGTTGATTGTTGAACCGAGACCTCAGATATGCCATAATCAACTAAAAAGACTATTGAGCAAAcactaattaattagattaggACCTTGACCATAAAAGGCCTAGATAGATAGAGATGGACTTTGGCCAGTTGTGGGGGAGGAATATTATTTTAGCTGGACccacttaaaaataaatttaagaaaaatttaagaaaattaaggaTAGGGTTGTACCTGGTATGTGCCAAACCAAGATGAGTGACCATGGAATTGAAGTGATCATGACAGCACAAGCAGGTCCCACCTAAATGCCAGAATGGCTGACCCCATTTCTACTTACTATCTCTAAGGAGCATCACAAGGACTGATAGAAGTACTTGAAAAAGGGCCCTCATCTTTATGACATATAATTcactttcaaaatgagaacatgAACAGTCTgcaaaaaatatgataattaaagCAGTTTGGAAGCCAAATTCGACTAAAGTGGTTAGGCATTCAGGGCTTCAATATCTAAAAGAACTATGATATATCATATGTCAAAACAGTAATAGCCCCAATCTGAATACTCTCTGCAGCACTCGCCAACCATTATTAATACACcagaaaatagaaaagggAAAGCATTCCAAGTCTTGCTGAAAGCTCAAATATCAGTCCTTGTGGCAAAGTTGCTCCAAAGTTAATTTTTCTGCTCAATGACATACATTCGAACAAACACAAAACATTCATCCCTATAATAATCCCTGAATATTGCTCGGAACACATCAACACTGACAGGTGAAAAGAATATgaattacttattttctttctaccTCCTCTTCCAGCTATACATTATTCCTAAGCTAAACCAGAAAGGTTGGTGGTAAATTAATCAGTTATGCATATCAAATGCACTCTTGAAAGCAGTTAATTTAGCAGATGCAGACAGTTGagtgaaattaaatttttactgctaaataatcaaattgtgcaccttttctctttattgATACAGATGATTTTCATATATAGGCATTGACTGGggagagaaaaaggaaaaaaaaagggacAAAAATCCCcacaattgaaaaaataaatattattgttacATGCCTATGCCATCATGTGATGCTGCTTTAGAAACAATGTGAAGTAGAAATCTCAAGAAAAACGCAGGAGTAATGTAGTCACTGGTCAGATGGAGATTTCAATATTTGATGCTGTCCATCTATCAAGCTTATCTGCCGTCTGAGTTTGGCAATATGAGCTTGCACCTAAAACATACATTGGATGTAAAAGCGTTAAAACATTTCACTTACAGCTTGAGAGAAATTAGAGATTACGCTATTGATGCAAATAGGATAAATAGATTCAATAGCAATCTTCTCAAGTATAAAACTTATCTATGAGTTGCCAAAATACTTTACTCAAACAATACTCAAGTTCAATGGGCAAATGGGTGAATCTAAGTGCGTGAAAGCAATCCATAGAAAGAACAATGTAATATGACTTGCCCCTGGGAATGGATTTCTGTTATgcagaaataaattattgatacCTGGCTGAGGATTAGAAGAAAGTAAGAAACTGTAGAAATATATGAAAAGCAGtgcttatttattaaaaaatctaaggAAATTAATTGGAAATAGTGAGAATTATTGGAAAATTCTGTATTGTGGCTCCACATCTGAAGTCTACAGATGAAACCAACTGTCTTGACTATATCAAATTTGTGCAGTCCATTACAAATCATTCTGACATTTTACAGCTTGATGCGATGCAAGTTAACATAATTGACATGAGCAATACCAGGTAATGACAAATGTAATGAGCAAACAACAAAGTTAAACTAGATCTAAACTGCAGCAGTCACCAATTTTACACATTCAATATAGTGCAGAATCAAGGTGTCAAGCTCTATACA is a genomic window containing:
- the LOC107260773 gene encoding auxin-responsive protein SAUR50-like, which translates into the protein MAIRKSNKLTQAAVIRQILKRCSSLGKKHGYDDDGLPLDVPKGHFAVYVGENRSRYIVPITFLTHPEFQCLLRQAEEEFGFDHDMGLTIPCEEVVFRSLTSSLR